A window of Peromyscus eremicus chromosome 7, PerEre_H2_v1, whole genome shotgun sequence contains these coding sequences:
- the Gramd2a gene encoding GRAM domain-containing protein 2A, giving the protein MDSFPSSNQQMHGKTEPMKSSVPCAEKPEKVQETPDDSLHWSEGSKGEEIKKYGREGALMSKYNQQYHKLFKDIPLEEMVLKVCSCALQRDLLLHGRLYISPNWLCFHASLFGKDIKVAIPVVSVQLIKKHKMARLLPNGLAITTNTSQKYIFVSLLSRDSVYDMLRRVCTHLQPSSKKSLSVRKFPQEAKCESPEVLVPEMKWRKVCPASTSLSLPEDISCVSRIPADSTDSCFSSGKPPGSGEFRILAQTASGHEGRGSCPTLVGAPSECSRKMPSCSPIAETICEEEMLEEEPTVDQELRQWDSRLLKVIFVMICFLVVSSSYLAFRISRLEQQLCSLNWGGPLPGDR; this is encoded by the exons ATGGATTCATTTCCCTCTAGCAACCAACAAATGCATGGAAAGACAGAGCCTATGAAGAGCTCTGTGCCTTGTGCAGAGAAACCAGAAAAGGTCCAGGAAACCCCAGATGACAG TCTGCACTGGTCAGAAGGCTCGAAGGGTGAAGAGATAAAGAAGTATGGCCGGGAAGGG GCACTAATGAGCAAATACAACCAGCAGTACCACAAGCTGTTTAAAGACATCCCCTTGGAGGAGATGGTTCTCAAAG TGTGTTCCTGTGCCCTCCAGAGAGACCTCCTTCTCCACGGGCGGCTCTATATCTCTCCCAACTGGCTTTGCTTCCATGCCAGCCTCTTCGGCAAGGATATCAAG gtGGCCATTCCTGTGGTATCTGTGCAACTGATCAAAAAACACAAGATGGCGCGGCTCCTTCCCAATGGACTGGCCATCACCACAAACACCAGCCAGAAG TATATCTTTGTGTCTCTGCTCTCCCGGGACAGTGTGTATGACATGCTGAGGAGGGTCTGCACTCACTTACAG ccttCCAGCAAGAAGAGTCTGAGTGTAAGGAAATTCCCCCAGGAAGCCAAGTGCGAGTCTCCG GAAGTCCTTGTCCCTGAGATGAAGTGGAGAAAAGTGTGCCcagcttccacatccctgtcactCCCAGAGGACATCTCTTGTGTCTCTAGGATCCCCGCAGACTCCACAGATAGCTGCTTCTCCTCCGGGAAGCCTCCAGGGTCTGGTGAGTTCAGGATCCT AGCCCAAACAGCCTCGGGACATGAAGGGAGGGGGAGCTGCCCCACTCTGGTTGGGGCCCCCAGTGAGTGCTCCCGGAAGATGCCTAGCTGCTCTCCCATTGCAGAGACCATCTGTGAGGAAGAGATGCTGGAAGAAGAGCCCACCGTGGACCAGGAACTGAGGCAGTGGGATTCCCGGCTCCTCAAAGTCATCTTTGTGAT GATCTGCTTCTTGGTCGTGTCCTCGTCCTATCTGGCATTCCGCATCTCCCGGCTGGAACAGCAGTTATGTTCCTTGAACTGGGGTGGTCCACTCCCAGGGGACAGGTGA